One genomic window of Arvicola amphibius chromosome 4, mArvAmp1.2, whole genome shotgun sequence includes the following:
- the LOC119813107 gene encoding C-type lectin domain family 10 member A-like: MTVTYENFQNSRSEEKNPETGKGTPPQSFLCNVFSWTHLLLFSLGLGFLLLVVVSVIGSQNSQLRRDLGTLRANSENLTSYMNAELQALNSRGDSLQERINSLKVDVDDHRQELLAGRDLSQKVTSLESTVEKKEQALKTDLSEMTERVQQLGKDLKALSCQLASLRSNGSERTCCPLHWIEHEGSCYWFSQTGKSWPEADKYCQLENAHLVVVNSMEEQNFLQDKLVHVVTWMGLTDQNGPWRWVDGTELEKGFKNWAPEQPDNWYGHGLGGGEDCAHFTSTGNWNDDVCQRPFRWVCEAELAKAG; the protein is encoded by the exons ATGACAGTTACATATGAGAACTTCCAGAATTCGCGGAGCGAGGAGAAAAACCCGGAGACTGGAAAGG GCACTCCCCCCCAGTCCTTCCTGTGCAATGTCTTCTCGTGgacccacctcctcctcttctccctgggcCTCGGCTTCCTGCTGCTGGTGGTTGTCTCCGTGATTGGATCCCAAA ATTCCCAGTTAAGGAGGGACCTAGGCACCCTGAGAGCCAATTCAGAAAACCTCACCTCCTACATGAATGCTGAACTGCAGGCCCTGAACTCCAGGG GTGACAGCTTGCAAGAAAGGATCAATTCTCTGAAAGTGGACGTGGACGACCACAGGCAGGAACTGCTGGCAG GCCGAGACTTGAGCCAGAAGGTGACTTCTCTGGAGAGCACAGTGGAGAAAAAGGAACAAGCCCTAAAAACAG ATCTTTCTGAAATGACGGAGCGTGTCCAACAGCTGGGGAAGGACTTGAAGGCCCTGTCGTGCCAGCTGGCCAGCCTCAGGAGCAATG GCTCTGAAAGGACCTGCTGCCCCCTTCACTGGATAGAACACGAAGGCAGCTGCTACTGGTTCTCTCAAACTGGGAAGTCATGGCCTGAGGCTGATAAGTACTGCCAGCTGGAGAACGCTCACCTGGTGGTGGTCAACTCCATGGAGGAGCAG AATTTTCTACAGGATAAGTTAGTCCATGTGGTCACTTGGATGGGCCTCACAGACCAAAACGGGCCCTGGCGATGGGTGGATGGAACTGAACTGGAGAAAGGCTTTAA GAACTGGGCCCCAGAGCAGCCAGATAACTGGTACGGACATGGGCTTGGAGGAGGTGAGGACTGTGCTCACTTCACCTCCACTGGTAACTGGAATGATGACGTCTGCCAGAGGCCCTTCCGCTGGGTCTGCGAGGCAGAGCTGGCCAAGGCCGGCTAG